Genomic DNA from Alphaproteobacteria bacterium:
CAGCCTCGATCCCCAGGTCAGGCTGCCCGAGGACTCATCGGCCGCCGTGGTCTCCGAGGGACTGCTCGGCGGCAAGTACCTGTCGCTCACCCCCGGCGGCGCCGATGACATGCTGGAAGCCGGCGACGAGATCCAATTCACCCAGCCCTCGGTCAACCTGGAAGAGTTGATCGGCAAGTTCATGTTCAGCGCCGTCGAAGAAGACGAGGACGGGGACGAGAACGAGGACGAGGGCGGGAACGGGGGCACGGGCAGCCCGGCGGACGACGGCAAGAACGCCGGCGACAAAAAATAGCGTCCCAGCCGCCCATGACCGAGCCGCCAGCGCGCGCCACCTGGAACGCCGAGACCTACGCCCGCAACGCCCGTTTCGTCTCCGATTTGGGGGCTCCGTTGCTCGAGTTGCTGGCGCCCCGGCCGGACCAACGTATCCTCGATTTGGGCTGCGGCGACGGTGCCCTGACGGCGAAGATCGCCGCCAGCGGGGCCAGCGTGCTGGGCCTCGATGCCAGCGCCTCGCAGGTCGCGGCGGCCTCCGCCCGCGGTCTCGAGGCGCGGCTGGGCGAGGGCACGCGGCTCGACTTCGAAGGCGAATTCGACGCCGTCTTCTCCAATGCCGCGCTGCACTGGATGAAGCCGCCCGAGGCCGTGGTGGCGGGTATCGCCCGGGCCCTCAAGCCGGCCGGCCGGCTGGTCGCCGAATTTGGCGGCGTGGGCAACGTGGCCCGCATCGAGGCCGCCCTGATGGTGGCGCTGGAGCGCCGCGGTTTCGACGCCCGGGCCGCCAATCCCTGGTATTTCCCCAGCCCCGACGATTACACCGCGCTGCTGGCCGGGGCCGGCTTTCAGGTCGAAAGCATCGCTCTCATTCCCCGGCCGACGCCGTTGGCGGCCGGCCTGGCGGGCTGGCTGGAGACTTTTTCCGAGCCCTTCACGGCGCTCCTCGAGCCGGCCCGGCGGGCCGCATATCTCGACGAAGTGACGGCCGCCGTGCGCCCCCATCTCTGTGATGCCGAGGGCAACTGGAGCGCCGATTACGTGCGCCTCAGGTTGGCCGCGCGGCTGGATGCCTAGCCCGGCCATGCGATTGATTGCCGCCCTGCTGGTCCTTTTGGCCGCTTCGCCGGCGGCGGCCCAGGCCCGGCGCACCGCCATCCTGCAGGGCCTCGACAAGGTGACGGCGCGCATCTCCACCATCGAGGCACCGCTTGACAAGCGCGTCGCCTTCGGCACGCTGCGCATCACCGTGCGTACCTGCAACAAGCGCCCGCCCGAGGAGTTTCCCGAGACCACGGCGTTCCTCGAAATCCTCGACGAGAAGCGCGACGAGACCGTCAGCGAGGTCTTTTCCGGCTGGATGTTCGCCTCCAGCCCGGCGCTCTCGGCGTTGGAACACCCGGTCTACGACATCTGGATCAAGGACTGTATCTTGCGCTAGCCGGTGGGGGTGGTTTGGGCGGCCGGGCAGGGACCTCGTTGTCCCATATGGTGCTTGCGCCGGTTCACGTCCCGAGGGCTGAGGCTCGGCTCTGCCCCCAGCCTTCGCCGCCGGTGTGGGCGCGAGGCAAGCCTTGTCCATCATTTCCACAGACCCTATCCGCGGTAATTAGCCGCATTGCCTTTTTCCAGGCGGTGTCCGAAGATTTGTTGGAAACTAGACCGGCAGGAAGGTTGGCAGCCAAGAACACGACTTGGCCAAGACCTTC
This window encodes:
- a CDS encoding methyltransferase domain-containing protein, with the protein product MTEPPARATWNAETYARNARFVSDLGAPLLELLAPRPDQRILDLGCGDGALTAKIAASGASVLGLDASASQVAAASARGLEARLGEGTRLDFEGEFDAVFSNAALHWMKPPEAVVAGIARALKPAGRLVAEFGGVGNVARIEAALMVALERRGFDARAANPWYFPSPDDYTALLAGAGFQVESIALIPRPTPLAAGLAGWLETFSEPFTALLEPARRAAYLDEVTAAVRPHLCDAEGNWSADYVRLRLAARLDA
- a CDS encoding MlaD family protein, producing the protein MAGNLVETLVGAVVLAVAALFLGFAYNSTDMGAVVGQELDTKEYLAVVRLSLDPQVRLPEDSSAAVVSEGLLGGKYLSLTPGGADDMLEAGDEIQFTQPSVNLEELIGKFMFSAVEEDEDGDENEDEGGNGGTGSPADDGKNAGDKK
- a CDS encoding DUF2155 domain-containing protein yields the protein MRLIAALLVLLAASPAAAQARRTAILQGLDKVTARISTIEAPLDKRVAFGTLRITVRTCNKRPPEEFPETTAFLEILDEKRDETVSEVFSGWMFASSPALSALEHPVYDIWIKDCILR